The nucleotide sequence AAATACCCTTGTTTTTATGATAAATCATTGAAGTTTTTCCGTGCATAAGTTCTTTTGCTCCGATGATTTTTCCTTTAAATGTATAACCGAGAGCTTGGTGTCCCAAACACACTCCCAGGATGGGAATTTTAGGCGCGAACGTTTTTATAAGTTCACATGATATCCCTGCGTTTTCGGGTCTGCCTGGCCCCGGGGATATTACTATTTTTTCCGGTTTTAATTCTTTTATTTGGCGAATTGTTATTTTATCGTTACGATAAACTTTCAAATCCGCGCCGAGTTCACCAAGATACTGAACAAGGTTGTAGACAAATGAGTCATAATTATCTATTACAAGAATCATATTTCTCCTCTACTTAATGTCACTTTTAAATTAAAAATCAAATATCAAAAATTAAAATTACATATTAAAATGTAAAATTGGGCGACGGTTAAGGTCACGATACCCGTTTTGTAATTGGGTTAAGGTTACATGTTTTAAGACGAGAAACGTAACCGAATAACGATACGGGTTTCGTCACAACGTTACCTGATTAACCTTCTTCCTTTTTGAACTTTGATTTGTCATTTTG is from bacterium and encodes:
- a CDS encoding aminodeoxychorismate/anthranilate synthase component II, coding for MILVIDNYDSFVYNLVQYLGELGADLKVYRNDKITIRQIKELKPEKIVISPGPGRPENAGISCELIKTFAPKIPILGVCLGHQALGYTFKGKIIGAKELMHGKTSMIYHKNKGIFQNIPSPFEATRYHSLIVEKKSLPDCFKITAWTKKGKNIDEIMAMQHTQYPSFGVQFHPESILTQAGKLIIKNFIDIK